In one window of Musa acuminata AAA Group cultivar baxijiao chromosome BXJ3-2, Cavendish_Baxijiao_AAA, whole genome shotgun sequence DNA:
- the LOC103974311 gene encoding probable galacturonosyltransferase 7 isoform X2 yields the protein MKGYGAAAGVVSTAAQAASKRRSKGQAAAVFVLVFFSMLVPLVFLLGLHNRFPSGYLADDRSQQESSFEIYHHVDRGEEKNPSEDDRPLIHNVLNNFVPTFQEDTESVSPDKELYKRINDTVSSPSTSEPKDANSQAVSKDNVPNLKGPPVENNGVAKETSSLPNRTDAKSGKHDHSIGSNVGETERSCELEFGSYCLWSKEHREVMKDSVVKRLKDQLFVARAYYPSIAKLQGQENLTRELKLNIQDHERILSEAVSDPDLPPYIERKMHKMDQVIAKAKSCSVDCNNVDRKLRQILDLTEDEAHFHMKQSAYLYQLGVQTMSKSFHCLSMRLTVEYFKSPSAEIEHSFANKIDNPSSQHYVIFSRNILALSVTINSTVMNSEESDNMVFHVLTDKQNFYSMKHWFARNSYRNAAIHVLNFDELDLNHFVGIDLEALSMSEEFRISTHTIAQPSSLQMRTKYISVFGHSHFLLSEIFKNLKKVIVLDDDVVVQKDISFLWNLDLGGKVNGATEFCGVKLGQLKSYLGTSRYDGNSCVWMSGLNIIDLDKWREHDITGMYRRFLRELNHENEASWRTATLPASLLVFHGQIYSLDDTLFRQGLGHDYGVPDENVKNAAVLHYDGNMKPWLDLGIPKYKKYWKKYLTQEERFMDECNVNP from the exons ATGAAAGGGTACGGCGCCGCCGCCGGCGTGGTCTCGACGGCAGCGCAGGCGGCGTCGAAGCGGCGGTCGAAGGGGCAAGCTGCGGCCGTCTTCGTCTTGGTCTTCTTCTCGATGCTTGTTCCCCTCGTCTTCCTCCTCGGCCTCCACAACCGCTTCCCGTCCG GATACCTGGCTGACGATCGCTCCCAACAG GAAAGCAGCTTCGAAATCTACCATCACGTGGATCGTGGTGAAGAGAAGAATCCCTCCGag GATGATCGGCCGTTGATTCATAACGTCTTAAACAATTTTGTACCAACCTTCCAAGAG GATACTGAAAGTGTGTCTCCCGATAAAGAATTGTACAAGAGAATCAATGACACTGTTAGTTCTCCATCTACTTCAGAACCAAAGGATGCCAATTCTCAGGCTGTGTCGAAGGATAACGTGCCCAATTTGAAAG GTCCACCTGTAGAAAATAATGGTGTTGCAAAAGAAACTTCATCTCTACCTAACAGA ACTGATGCGAAATCTGGGAAGCATGACCATTCCATAGGTTCAAATGTTGGTGAGACTGAGAGATCTTGTGAACTTGAATTTGGGAGCTATTGCCTCTGGTCCAAGGAACACAGAGAAGTAATGAAAGATTCTGTTGTGAAGAGACTCAAGGATCAGTTGTTTGTGGCAAGAGCTTACTATCCAAGCATTGCAAAACTTCAGGGACAGGAAAACCTGACACGTGAACTGAAGCTGAACATTCAGGATCATGAGCGTATTCTTAGTGAAGCAGTTTCTGATCCTGATCTTCCACCATA CATAGAGAGGAAGATGCACAAGATGGATCAGGTTATTGCAAAAGCCAAATCATGCTCTGTAGATTGCAATAATGTTGACAGGAAACTAAGACAGATACTTGATCTGACAGAAGATGAAGCTCATTTTCATATGAAGCAAAGTGCATACCTTTATCAGCTTGGTGTCCAGACCATGTCCAAAAGTTTCCATTGCCTTTCAATGAGACTGACAGTAGAGTATTTCAAATCTCCGTCGGCAGAGATTGAGCATTCATTTGCtaataaaattgataatccaAGTTCTCAACACTATGTAATCTTTTCAAGAAATATACTAGCATTATCGGTAACAATTAATTCTACCGTAATGAACTCCGAG GAATCTGATAACATGGTTTTCCATGTGCTCACTGATAAACAGAACTTTTATTCTATGAAGCATTGGTTTGCTAGAAATTCTTACAGAAATGCAGCAATTCACGTCTTGAACTTTGATGAGCTTGATCTTAATCATTTTGTGGGGATAGATTTggaagcactgtcaatgtctgaggaGTTCCGTATCTCCACTCATACTATTGCTCAACCATCCTCTCTGCAGATGAGAACTAAATATATTTCAGTATTTGGTCATTCCCATTTTCTTCTTTCCGAGATATTCAAGAATCTAAAGAAGGTAATCGTTTTGGATGATGATGTCGTTGTCCAAAAAGATATATCATTCTTGTGGAATCTTGATTTGGGAGGAAAAGTAAATGGTGCCACAGAATTTTGTGGGGTCAAATTGGGTCAACTGAAATCATATTTGGGCACCAGTAGGTACGATGGTAATTCTTGTGTCTGGATGTCTGGACTAAACATAATTGATTTGGATAAATGGAGAGAACATGATATCACTGGAATGTACAGACGATTTCTCCGTGAG TTGAATCATGAAAATGAAGCATCATGGAGAACTGCAACACTTCCAGCAAGTTTACTTGTCTTTCATGGTCAGATATATTCTCTGGATGATACTTTGTTTCGGCAAGGACTTGGTCATGATTATGGAGTCCCCGATGAGAATGTAAAAAATGCGGCAGTATTGCATTATGATGGCAACATGAAGCCTTGGCTTGATCTCGGCATTCCAAAGTACAAGAAGTACTGGAAGAAGTACCTTACGCAAGAAGAGAGGTTCATGGATGAATGCAATGTTAATCCATAA
- the LOC135631126 gene encoding L-ascorbate oxidase homolog — protein sequence MHKAAGGFGGLRINSRLLIPVPFDPPADDYTVLIGDWYAKDHKALAGILDAGRSIGLPDGVIINGKTGKDRTGKDGKPLFVMESGKVYRYRICNTGIRASLNFRIQGHSMELVEIDGSHTMQNLYDSLDVHVGQCYSVLVTANQAPGDYYLVASTRFMKKELSATGIVRYAGSKVPPSAVLPKAPTGWAWSFNQWRSFRWNLTASAARPNPQGSFHYGSINITRTIKFANSRAVVGGKSRFALNGVSHVDVDTPLKHLEYFGVADKFFKYNLTGDEPREGSGPVNLAPNVITVEFRTFVEVIFENPEKGPQFYHLDGYSFFAVGMGPGKWKPESRKRYNLLDAVSRHAIQVYPKSWTAIMLTFDNAGMWNLRSELWERRYLGQQLYISVQSPARSLRDEYSLPDTVLLCGAVASLPKPPPYT from the exons ATGCACAAGGCTGCCGGTGGCTTCGGTGGCCTCCGGATCAACAGTCGCCTCCTCATCCCGGTGCCATTCGACCCCCCAGCCGATGATTACACCGTCCTCATCGGCGACTGGTATGCCAAGGACCACAAGGCTCTCGCCGGGATCCTCGACGCGGGCCGCAGCATCGGCCTCCCCGACGGCGTCATCATTAACGGCAAGACCGGCAAGGACAGAACCGGCAAAGACGGCAAGCCGCTGTTCGTAATGGAGTCCGGGAAGGTCTACCGCTACCGCATCTGCAACACCGGGATCAGGGCCTCCCTCAACTTCCGCATCCAGGGCCACTCCatggagctggtggagatcgacgGGTCGCACACCATGCAGAACTTGTACGACTCCCTCGACGTCCACGTTGGGCAGTGCTACTCCGTCCTCGTCACCGCCAACCAGGCCCCCGGCGACTACTACCTGGTGGCGTCCACCCGGTTCATGAAGAAGGAGCTCTCCGCCACTGGCATCGTCCGCTACGCTGGCTCCAAGGTCCCGCCGTCGGCAGTCCTCCCCAAGGCACCCACGGGCTGGGCCTGGTCGTTCAACCAGTGGCGCTCCTTCCGATGGAACCTCACCGCCAGCGCCGCCCGGCCGAACCCCCAGGGCTCCTTTCATTACGGCAGCATCAACATCACCCGCACCATCAAGTTCGCCAACTCGCGCGCCGTCGTCGGCGGCAAGAGCCGGTTCGCGCTCAATGGCGTCTCGCACGTGGACGTCGACACCCCGCTCAAGCACCTGGAATACTTCGGCGTCGCTGACAAGTTCTTCAAGTACAACCTCACCGGCGACGAGCCGCGGGAGGGCAGCGGTCCGGTCAACCTGGCCCCCAACGTCATCACGGTGGAGTTCAGGACCTTCGTGGAGGTCATCTTCGAGAACCCTGAGAAGGGGCCGCAGTTCTACCACTTGGATGGCTATTCCTTCTTCGCCGTCGG AATGGGGCCAGGGAAGTGGAAGCCGGAGAGTAGGAAGCGGTACAACCTCCTCGACGCGGTGAGCAGGCACGCGATTCAGGTGTACCCCAAGTCATGGACGGCGATCATGCTGACGTTCGACAACGCCGGGATGTGGAACCTGAGGTCGGAGCTGTGGGAGAGGCGTTACCTGGGCCAGCAGCTCTACATCAGCGTGCAGTCACCGGCGCGGTCGCTCAGGGACGAGTACAGCCTGCCGGACACGGTTTTGCTCTGCGGGGCGGTCGCCAGCCTCCCCAAGCCGCCTCCCTACACTTAA
- the LOC103974311 gene encoding probable galacturonosyltransferase 7 isoform X3 — translation MKGYGAAAGVVSTAAQAASKRRSKGQAAAVFVLVFFSMLVPLVFLLGLHNRFPSGYLADDRSQQESSFEIYHHVDRGEEKNPSEDTESVSPDKELYKRINDTVSSPSTSEPKDANSQAVSKDNVPNLKGATPSPSIIIGPPVENNGVAKETSSLPNRTDAKSGKHDHSIGSNVGETERSCELEFGSYCLWSKEHREVMKDSVVKRLKDQLFVARAYYPSIAKLQGQENLTRELKLNIQDHERILSEAVSDPDLPPYIERKMHKMDQVIAKAKSCSVDCNNVDRKLRQILDLTEDEAHFHMKQSAYLYQLGVQTMSKSFHCLSMRLTVEYFKSPSAEIEHSFANKIDNPSSQHYVIFSRNILALSVTINSTVMNSEESDNMVFHVLTDKQNFYSMKHWFARNSYRNAAIHVLNFDELDLNHFVGIDLEALSMSEEFRISTHTIAQPSSLQMRTKYISVFGHSHFLLSEIFKNLKKVIVLDDDVVVQKDISFLWNLDLGGKVNGATEFCGVKLGQLKSYLGTSRYDGNSCVWMSGLNIIDLDKWREHDITGMYRRFLRELNHENEASWRTATLPASLLVFHGQIYSLDDTLFRQGLGHDYGVPDENVKNAAVLHYDGNMKPWLDLGIPKYKKYWKKYLTQEERFMDECNVNP, via the exons ATGAAAGGGTACGGCGCCGCCGCCGGCGTGGTCTCGACGGCAGCGCAGGCGGCGTCGAAGCGGCGGTCGAAGGGGCAAGCTGCGGCCGTCTTCGTCTTGGTCTTCTTCTCGATGCTTGTTCCCCTCGTCTTCCTCCTCGGCCTCCACAACCGCTTCCCGTCCG GATACCTGGCTGACGATCGCTCCCAACAG GAAAGCAGCTTCGAAATCTACCATCACGTGGATCGTGGTGAAGAGAAGAATCCCTCCGag GATACTGAAAGTGTGTCTCCCGATAAAGAATTGTACAAGAGAATCAATGACACTGTTAGTTCTCCATCTACTTCAGAACCAAAGGATGCCAATTCTCAGGCTGTGTCGAAGGATAACGTGCCCAATTTGAAAGGTGCAACGCCCAGCCCCAGTATTATTATAG GTCCACCTGTAGAAAATAATGGTGTTGCAAAAGAAACTTCATCTCTACCTAACAGA ACTGATGCGAAATCTGGGAAGCATGACCATTCCATAGGTTCAAATGTTGGTGAGACTGAGAGATCTTGTGAACTTGAATTTGGGAGCTATTGCCTCTGGTCCAAGGAACACAGAGAAGTAATGAAAGATTCTGTTGTGAAGAGACTCAAGGATCAGTTGTTTGTGGCAAGAGCTTACTATCCAAGCATTGCAAAACTTCAGGGACAGGAAAACCTGACACGTGAACTGAAGCTGAACATTCAGGATCATGAGCGTATTCTTAGTGAAGCAGTTTCTGATCCTGATCTTCCACCATA CATAGAGAGGAAGATGCACAAGATGGATCAGGTTATTGCAAAAGCCAAATCATGCTCTGTAGATTGCAATAATGTTGACAGGAAACTAAGACAGATACTTGATCTGACAGAAGATGAAGCTCATTTTCATATGAAGCAAAGTGCATACCTTTATCAGCTTGGTGTCCAGACCATGTCCAAAAGTTTCCATTGCCTTTCAATGAGACTGACAGTAGAGTATTTCAAATCTCCGTCGGCAGAGATTGAGCATTCATTTGCtaataaaattgataatccaAGTTCTCAACACTATGTAATCTTTTCAAGAAATATACTAGCATTATCGGTAACAATTAATTCTACCGTAATGAACTCCGAG GAATCTGATAACATGGTTTTCCATGTGCTCACTGATAAACAGAACTTTTATTCTATGAAGCATTGGTTTGCTAGAAATTCTTACAGAAATGCAGCAATTCACGTCTTGAACTTTGATGAGCTTGATCTTAATCATTTTGTGGGGATAGATTTggaagcactgtcaatgtctgaggaGTTCCGTATCTCCACTCATACTATTGCTCAACCATCCTCTCTGCAGATGAGAACTAAATATATTTCAGTATTTGGTCATTCCCATTTTCTTCTTTCCGAGATATTCAAGAATCTAAAGAAGGTAATCGTTTTGGATGATGATGTCGTTGTCCAAAAAGATATATCATTCTTGTGGAATCTTGATTTGGGAGGAAAAGTAAATGGTGCCACAGAATTTTGTGGGGTCAAATTGGGTCAACTGAAATCATATTTGGGCACCAGTAGGTACGATGGTAATTCTTGTGTCTGGATGTCTGGACTAAACATAATTGATTTGGATAAATGGAGAGAACATGATATCACTGGAATGTACAGACGATTTCTCCGTGAG TTGAATCATGAAAATGAAGCATCATGGAGAACTGCAACACTTCCAGCAAGTTTACTTGTCTTTCATGGTCAGATATATTCTCTGGATGATACTTTGTTTCGGCAAGGACTTGGTCATGATTATGGAGTCCCCGATGAGAATGTAAAAAATGCGGCAGTATTGCATTATGATGGCAACATGAAGCCTTGGCTTGATCTCGGCATTCCAAAGTACAAGAAGTACTGGAAGAAGTACCTTACGCAAGAAGAGAGGTTCATGGATGAATGCAATGTTAATCCATAA
- the LOC103974311 gene encoding probable galacturonosyltransferase 7 isoform X1, with translation MKGYGAAAGVVSTAAQAASKRRSKGQAAAVFVLVFFSMLVPLVFLLGLHNRFPSGYLADDRSQQESSFEIYHHVDRGEEKNPSEDDRPLIHNVLNNFVPTFQEDTESVSPDKELYKRINDTVSSPSTSEPKDANSQAVSKDNVPNLKGATPSPSIIIGPPVENNGVAKETSSLPNRTDAKSGKHDHSIGSNVGETERSCELEFGSYCLWSKEHREVMKDSVVKRLKDQLFVARAYYPSIAKLQGQENLTRELKLNIQDHERILSEAVSDPDLPPYIERKMHKMDQVIAKAKSCSVDCNNVDRKLRQILDLTEDEAHFHMKQSAYLYQLGVQTMSKSFHCLSMRLTVEYFKSPSAEIEHSFANKIDNPSSQHYVIFSRNILALSVTINSTVMNSEESDNMVFHVLTDKQNFYSMKHWFARNSYRNAAIHVLNFDELDLNHFVGIDLEALSMSEEFRISTHTIAQPSSLQMRTKYISVFGHSHFLLSEIFKNLKKVIVLDDDVVVQKDISFLWNLDLGGKVNGATEFCGVKLGQLKSYLGTSRYDGNSCVWMSGLNIIDLDKWREHDITGMYRRFLRELNHENEASWRTATLPASLLVFHGQIYSLDDTLFRQGLGHDYGVPDENVKNAAVLHYDGNMKPWLDLGIPKYKKYWKKYLTQEERFMDECNVNP, from the exons ATGAAAGGGTACGGCGCCGCCGCCGGCGTGGTCTCGACGGCAGCGCAGGCGGCGTCGAAGCGGCGGTCGAAGGGGCAAGCTGCGGCCGTCTTCGTCTTGGTCTTCTTCTCGATGCTTGTTCCCCTCGTCTTCCTCCTCGGCCTCCACAACCGCTTCCCGTCCG GATACCTGGCTGACGATCGCTCCCAACAG GAAAGCAGCTTCGAAATCTACCATCACGTGGATCGTGGTGAAGAGAAGAATCCCTCCGag GATGATCGGCCGTTGATTCATAACGTCTTAAACAATTTTGTACCAACCTTCCAAGAG GATACTGAAAGTGTGTCTCCCGATAAAGAATTGTACAAGAGAATCAATGACACTGTTAGTTCTCCATCTACTTCAGAACCAAAGGATGCCAATTCTCAGGCTGTGTCGAAGGATAACGTGCCCAATTTGAAAGGTGCAACGCCCAGCCCCAGTATTATTATAG GTCCACCTGTAGAAAATAATGGTGTTGCAAAAGAAACTTCATCTCTACCTAACAGA ACTGATGCGAAATCTGGGAAGCATGACCATTCCATAGGTTCAAATGTTGGTGAGACTGAGAGATCTTGTGAACTTGAATTTGGGAGCTATTGCCTCTGGTCCAAGGAACACAGAGAAGTAATGAAAGATTCTGTTGTGAAGAGACTCAAGGATCAGTTGTTTGTGGCAAGAGCTTACTATCCAAGCATTGCAAAACTTCAGGGACAGGAAAACCTGACACGTGAACTGAAGCTGAACATTCAGGATCATGAGCGTATTCTTAGTGAAGCAGTTTCTGATCCTGATCTTCCACCATA CATAGAGAGGAAGATGCACAAGATGGATCAGGTTATTGCAAAAGCCAAATCATGCTCTGTAGATTGCAATAATGTTGACAGGAAACTAAGACAGATACTTGATCTGACAGAAGATGAAGCTCATTTTCATATGAAGCAAAGTGCATACCTTTATCAGCTTGGTGTCCAGACCATGTCCAAAAGTTTCCATTGCCTTTCAATGAGACTGACAGTAGAGTATTTCAAATCTCCGTCGGCAGAGATTGAGCATTCATTTGCtaataaaattgataatccaAGTTCTCAACACTATGTAATCTTTTCAAGAAATATACTAGCATTATCGGTAACAATTAATTCTACCGTAATGAACTCCGAG GAATCTGATAACATGGTTTTCCATGTGCTCACTGATAAACAGAACTTTTATTCTATGAAGCATTGGTTTGCTAGAAATTCTTACAGAAATGCAGCAATTCACGTCTTGAACTTTGATGAGCTTGATCTTAATCATTTTGTGGGGATAGATTTggaagcactgtcaatgtctgaggaGTTCCGTATCTCCACTCATACTATTGCTCAACCATCCTCTCTGCAGATGAGAACTAAATATATTTCAGTATTTGGTCATTCCCATTTTCTTCTTTCCGAGATATTCAAGAATCTAAAGAAGGTAATCGTTTTGGATGATGATGTCGTTGTCCAAAAAGATATATCATTCTTGTGGAATCTTGATTTGGGAGGAAAAGTAAATGGTGCCACAGAATTTTGTGGGGTCAAATTGGGTCAACTGAAATCATATTTGGGCACCAGTAGGTACGATGGTAATTCTTGTGTCTGGATGTCTGGACTAAACATAATTGATTTGGATAAATGGAGAGAACATGATATCACTGGAATGTACAGACGATTTCTCCGTGAG TTGAATCATGAAAATGAAGCATCATGGAGAACTGCAACACTTCCAGCAAGTTTACTTGTCTTTCATGGTCAGATATATTCTCTGGATGATACTTTGTTTCGGCAAGGACTTGGTCATGATTATGGAGTCCCCGATGAGAATGTAAAAAATGCGGCAGTATTGCATTATGATGGCAACATGAAGCCTTGGCTTGATCTCGGCATTCCAAAGTACAAGAAGTACTGGAAGAAGTACCTTACGCAAGAAGAGAGGTTCATGGATGAATGCAATGTTAATCCATAA